A region from the Maniola jurtina chromosome 20, ilManJurt1.1, whole genome shotgun sequence genome encodes:
- the LOC123875800 gene encoding synaptic vesicle glycoprotein 2B-like isoform X2, with the protein MSEINLQALAGKDSDEHKAPTAMQEVNLALKECGFGLFHFQLLCTSFFGCVSGIVVTNSAPYILPIAECDLNMNLLAKGVLNAIPFFGMILISLLAGFLTDTFGRKYFVLLGFGGLFVFTLISGTSQNYIVLITAKFFEGMLFGTSFSSLIALTAEFCHNDIRDRIMILQSSFTSIAQVITALLSWGILTQDWSVSYFNGAIVLHNWNFYLFVMSLWPLLATILYCFLPESPKYYITQQRYDEAREVLIKIYTKNTGKSVDEFQYKDLWKDKKTYAIDETPENSPNKNFAGMLTASLHNVKPMFQKPRGLYLLLFCVMSFFTLLLYNVIRLWFPQLSTIVEHYSRTDSQDLCVMLDSYTHDLALISTNVTEVCVPVVGGAATYINSMILGSACLGPVIISSVLVVRVGKKNLYIACGLISVGVTLGLRWASSKVIMVALFASDMAIAQMMVNLNQYLVVEFFPTTMRSLAIGMVMMWGRIGSLVGNVLFPILLDMGCVVPFYTLAGTMVGITFLSFVIPVKKN; encoded by the exons atAGCGATGAACACAAAGCGCCGACTGCGATGCAAGAGGTGAACCTCGCATTGAAAGAGTGTGGTTTTGGTCTTTTTCACTTCCAACTATTATGCACCTCTTTCTTCGGCTGCGTGTCCGGCATTGTAGTGACTAACAGCGCACCTTATATACTGCCGATAGCTGAATGCGATCTCAACATGAATCTTTTAGCGAAAGGAGTGTTGAATGCAATACCTTTTTTTGGTA TGATACTTATATCACTATTAGCaggattcttgacagacacgtttGGTCGCAAATATTTTGTGCTGCTCGGTTTTGgaggattatttgtatttacattAATAAGTGGCACTAGTCAAAATTATATTGTACTGATAACTGCGAAATTCTTCGAAGGAATGTT ATTTGGGACTTCGTTCTCTTCCCTGATAGCTTTAACGGCAGAGTTTTGTCACAACGATATCAGAGACCGTATAATGATACTGCAATCCTCTTTTACGTCAATCGCTCAAGTTATTACTGCCTTATTATCCTGGGGGATATTAACACAAGATTGGAGTGTATCATATTTCAATGGAGCTATTG ttCTTCATAATTGGAACTTCTACTTATTCGTTATGTCATTATGGCCATTATTGGCAACTATCCTGTATTGCTTCCTGCCTGAAAGTCCGAAGTACTACATAACACAGCAGAGGTACGACGAAGCAAGGGAGGTCCTCATCAAAATCTACACGAAAAACACAGGGAAGTCTGTTGATGAATTTCAG tATAAAGACTTATGGAAAGACAAGAAAACGTACGCAATAGACGAGACACCGGAAAATAGTCCGAAtaaaaacttcgcgggcatgctcacAGCCAGCCTGCACAATGTCAAGCCGATGTTCCAAAAACCCCGCGGCCTATATCTGCTGCTTTTCTGTGTCATGAGCTTCTTCACTTTGCTATT ATACAACGTAATAAGACTATGGTTTCCTCAACTGTCGACAATCGTAGAACATTACAGTAGAACAGACAGCCAAGATCTGTGTGTCATGTTGGATTCTTATACTCATGACTTGGCCTTGATAAGCACCAATGTTACCGAAGTTTGTGTACCA GTCGTGGGCGGTGCAGCAACGTACATAAACAGTATGATACTAGGATCTGCTTGTTTGGGACCAGTCATCATCAGTAGTGTCCTAGTAGTAAGGGTGGGGAAGAAGAACCTCTACATTGCCTGCGGTCTGATATCTGTGGGGGTGACCTTAGGACTTAGATGGGCTAGCTCGAAAGTGATCATGGTAGCTCTGTTTGCGTCGGATATGGCGATTGCCCAAATGATGGTGAATTTGAACCAATATCTGGTTGTGGAGTTCTTTCCAACGACTATGAG ATCCTTGGCAATTGGAATGGTAATGATGTGGGGTCGAATCGGCAGCTTAGTAGGAAACGTGCTGTTTCCAATACTATTGGATATGGGGTGTGTTGTACCCTTCTATACTTTAGCAGGGACgatggtag GTATTACTTTTTTAAGTTTTGTTATACCAGTGAAGAAGAAttag
- the LOC123875800 gene encoding synaptic vesicle glycoprotein 2B-like isoform X1 — MSEINLQALAGKDSDEHKAPTAMQEVNLALKECGFGLFHFQLLCTSFFGCVSGIVVTNSAPYILPIAECDLNMNLLAKGVLNAIPFFGLILISLLAGFLTDTFGRKYFVLLGFGGLFVFTLISGTSQNYIVLITAKFFEGMLFGTSFSSLIALTAEFCHNDIRDRIMILQSSFTSIAQVITALLSWGILTQDWSVSYFNGAIVLHNWNFYLFVMSLWPLLATILYCFLPESPKYYITQQRYDEAREVLIKIYTKNTGKSVDEFQYKDLWKDKKTYAIDETPENSPNKNFAGMLTASLHNVKPMFQKPRGLYLLLFCVMSFFTLLLYNVIRLWFPQLSTIVEHYSRTDSQDLCVMLDSYTHDLALISTNVTEVCVPVVGGAATYINSMILGSACLGPVIISSVLVVRVGKKNLYIACGLISVGVTLGLRWASSKVIMVALFASDMAIAQMMVNLNQYLVVEFFPTTMRSLAIGMVMMWGRIGSLVGNVLFPILLDMGCVVPFYTLAGTMVGITFLSFVIPVKKN, encoded by the exons atAGCGATGAACACAAAGCGCCGACTGCGATGCAAGAGGTGAACCTCGCATTGAAAGAGTGTGGTTTTGGTCTTTTTCACTTCCAACTATTATGCACCTCTTTCTTCGGCTGCGTGTCCGGCATTGTAGTGACTAACAGCGCACCTTATATACTGCCGATAGCTGAATGCGATCTCAACATGAATCTTTTAGCGAAAGGAGTGTTGAATGCAATACCTTTTTTTG gGTTGATACTTATATCACTATTAGCaggattcttgacagacacgtttGGTCGCAAATATTTTGTGCTGCTCGGTTTTGgaggattatttgtatttacattAATAAGTGGCACTAGTCAAAATTATATTGTACTGATAACTGCGAAATTCTTCGAAGGAATGTT ATTTGGGACTTCGTTCTCTTCCCTGATAGCTTTAACGGCAGAGTTTTGTCACAACGATATCAGAGACCGTATAATGATACTGCAATCCTCTTTTACGTCAATCGCTCAAGTTATTACTGCCTTATTATCCTGGGGGATATTAACACAAGATTGGAGTGTATCATATTTCAATGGAGCTATTG ttCTTCATAATTGGAACTTCTACTTATTCGTTATGTCATTATGGCCATTATTGGCAACTATCCTGTATTGCTTCCTGCCTGAAAGTCCGAAGTACTACATAACACAGCAGAGGTACGACGAAGCAAGGGAGGTCCTCATCAAAATCTACACGAAAAACACAGGGAAGTCTGTTGATGAATTTCAG tATAAAGACTTATGGAAAGACAAGAAAACGTACGCAATAGACGAGACACCGGAAAATAGTCCGAAtaaaaacttcgcgggcatgctcacAGCCAGCCTGCACAATGTCAAGCCGATGTTCCAAAAACCCCGCGGCCTATATCTGCTGCTTTTCTGTGTCATGAGCTTCTTCACTTTGCTATT ATACAACGTAATAAGACTATGGTTTCCTCAACTGTCGACAATCGTAGAACATTACAGTAGAACAGACAGCCAAGATCTGTGTGTCATGTTGGATTCTTATACTCATGACTTGGCCTTGATAAGCACCAATGTTACCGAAGTTTGTGTACCA GTCGTGGGCGGTGCAGCAACGTACATAAACAGTATGATACTAGGATCTGCTTGTTTGGGACCAGTCATCATCAGTAGTGTCCTAGTAGTAAGGGTGGGGAAGAAGAACCTCTACATTGCCTGCGGTCTGATATCTGTGGGGGTGACCTTAGGACTTAGATGGGCTAGCTCGAAAGTGATCATGGTAGCTCTGTTTGCGTCGGATATGGCGATTGCCCAAATGATGGTGAATTTGAACCAATATCTGGTTGTGGAGTTCTTTCCAACGACTATGAG ATCCTTGGCAATTGGAATGGTAATGATGTGGGGTCGAATCGGCAGCTTAGTAGGAAACGTGCTGTTTCCAATACTATTGGATATGGGGTGTGTTGTACCCTTCTATACTTTAGCAGGGACgatggtag GTATTACTTTTTTAAGTTTTGTTATACCAGTGAAGAAGAAttag